In one window of Gouania willdenowi chromosome 8, fGouWil2.1, whole genome shotgun sequence DNA:
- the LOC114468326 gene encoding LOW QUALITY PROTEIN: inward rectifier potassium channel 16-like (The sequence of the model RefSeq protein was modified relative to this genomic sequence to represent the inferred CDS: inserted 2 bases in 1 codon; deleted 1 base in 1 codon) — MRMETTEQVIDTSYTTVHTLVSHNKEARRLRYMQKDGRFPVSFQKAPGDWNTYFIDIFTTLVEIHWRVMFLVFSLSYILSWLFFGLSYWLIAHVHGDTVHLDNNPCVENVRGFTAAFLFSMETQATIGYGFRGMTENCMVAIVVVTFQDVLSCLLDTIIIGIIVAKMASARKRAQTVGFSSCAVVNLRDGVLCLSWRLGDFRGNHILDGXGQGQLVRYVKKPLGSVVLSYQDLEIENRDIVIATPATIIHKLEHRSPLYCLGPEDLLEEDFELVVSFTYTGDSTGMLHQTRTCYTAADIRWGQRFQDMIKVGKKHYKVDYARFNETTWVPVPSLSAEEYDRRGGSTEDSHVSPSVKTNGHMCQLNLSVTEKVMQQTVL; from the exons ATGAGGATGGAAACAACAGAGCAGGTCATTGATACCAGCTACACCACAGTCCACACGCTGGTCAGCCACAACAAGGAGGCGAGACGTCTCCGCTACATGCAGAAAGATGGCAGGTTTCCTGTGAGTTTCCAGAAGGCACCTGGAGACTGGAACACCTACTTCATAGACATCTTCACCACTCTAGTAGAGATCCATTGGAGGGTGATGTTTCTGGTCTTTTCCCTGTCATATATCCTCTCCTGGCTCTTCTTTGGTCTCAGTTATTGGCTCATAGCCCATGTACATGGAGATACTGTTCATTTGGATAACAACCCATGCGTGGAGAATGTCCGTGGGTTCACCGCAGCTTTTTTGTTCTCCATGGAGACCCAAGCCACCATTGGCTATGGCTTCAGGGGAATGACTGAGAACTGCATGGTGGCCATCGTCGTGGTGACCTTTCAGGATGTACTCAGCTGTCTTCTTGATACCATAATAATTGGCATTATTGTGGCTAAGATGGCGTCTGCTCGTAAGAGGGCTCAAACAGTGGGTTTCAGCAGCTGTGCTGTGGTCAACCTTCGGGACGGAGTTCTCTGCTTGTCGTGGCGTCTCGGAGACTTCAGAGGTAACCACATCCTGGATGG TGGCCAGGGCCAGTTGGTTCGCTACGTGAAAAAACCTCTGGGCTCTGTTGTTTTGTCCTATCAGGACTTGGAGATTGAGAACAGAGACATC GTTATTGCCACACCGGCGACCATCATTCACAAACTGGAACATAGAAGTCCTCTCTACTGCCTTGGACCTGAGGATCTGCTGGAGGAGGACTTTGAACTGGTGGTATCCTTCACCTACACTGGTGACTCCACCGGCATGCTCCACCAGACACGGACATGCTACACAGCAGCAGACATTCGCTGGGGTCAGCGTTTCCAGGACATGATAAAAGTGGGAAAGAAGCACTACAAGGTGGACTACGCTCGATTTAATGAGACCACATGGGTGCCAGTGCCATCGCTCAGTGCAGAGGAGTATGACAGGAGGGGAGGGTCCACAGAGGACAGTCATGTCTCACCATCAGTGAAGACAAATGGACACATGTGTCAGCTGAATCTAAGTGTCACTGAGAAGGTGATGCAGCAGACTGTTTTATAG
- the LOC114468747 gene encoding 5-hydroxytryptamine receptor 3A-like isoform X1: MEKVIILMTLLPVVSGNQNTTCNTRRCLAEKLLKNAYASQPQSENCTQTIHVPFIEYQTLSVDTKNLRLFARLQATIMWKDPDLKWNTSDYDFYEVAVPVNRVWVPELQVTNAISSELKHSSRDLVVYYDGTLKHTVIINVQVNCEINLFNYPFAEDECPIAIQAWYNDGCGMWLNMGQLKMVDGSHGDWKTENVTLANRGSYRNYILVQLEIKVTNPFITLLLPSILIMMLDIGSFAMPLGGGERNSFKVTLVLSFTLFLNILNDQLPGDSSCAPIIRTHFCVCLVLLVVSMLASMLLTGVAHNGGFIACCRSKDKSQKNNKKQTEEEDEGEKDSDEPKPDITVVQLSSSEDTEMLRKVAKFLEGIKEKDKCDQQNMKIANKLDKIFVSIYTVFTVGYFCAMLGVMAIYKCEVNHFEFWD; this comes from the exons ATGGAGAAGGTGATCATCTTAATGACTTTACTTCCTGTCG TTTCAGGAAATCAAAATACAACGTGCAACACACGCAGATGTCTGGCTGAGAAGTTGCTGAAGAATGCTTATGCATCTCAGCCTCAGTCTGAGAATTGCACCCAAACGATCCATGTGCCATTCATTGAATACCAAACTCTGTCCGTT GACACCAAGAATCTCCGTCTCTTCGCTCGTTTGCAGGCCACAATT ATGTGGAAAGATCCTGACCTAAAATGGAACACCTCAGACTATGACTTTTATGAAGTGGCTGTGCCGGTCAATAGAGTTTGGGTGCCTGAGCTCCAGGTGACTAATGC GATATCATCAGAATTGAAGCATAGCTCTCGGGATTTGGTGGTTTACTACGACGGCACCCTGAAGCACACTGTGATCATAAATGTACAGGTCAACTGTGAAATCAACCTCTTCAACTATCCCTTTGCTGAGGATGAATGCCCCATTGCCATCCAAGCATGGTATAATGACG GATGTGGGATGTGGCTGAATATGGGTCAGCTGAAGATGGTTGATGGTAGCCATGGTGATTGGAAGACTGAAAATGTGACATTAGCTAACCGAGGGTCTTATCGCAACTACATCCTG gTGCAACTGGAAATTAAAGTGACAAATCCCTTCATCACGTTGCTGCTGCCCAGTATCCTCATCATGATGCTGGATATAGGGAGCTTTGCCATGCCTCTGGGAGGTGGAGAGCGCAACTCCTTCAAAGTCACTCTGGTGCTGAGCTTCACTTTGTTCCTCAACATCCTCAATGATCAGCTGCCTGGGGACAGTAGCTGTGCTCCCATCATCA GGACACACTTCTGTGTTTGCCTGGTGTTGCTGGTCGTGAGTATGTTGGCATCCATGCTGCTGACAGGGGTAGCCCACAATGGTGGGTTTATTGCATGTTGCAGATCCAAAGACAAgtctcagaaaaacaacaaaaaacagacagaggAAGAGGACGAGGGTGAGAAAGACAGTGAtg AACCAAAGCCTGACATCACTGTAGTCCAGCTGAGCTCCTCTGAGGACACAGAGATGCTCCGGAAAGTTGCCAAATTCCTGGAAGGCATTAAAGAGAAAGATAAGTGCGACCAGCAAAACATGAAAATCGCCAACAAACTGGACAAGATCTTCGTCTCAATCTATACTGTTTTTACCGTTGGATACTTTTGTGCTATGCTAGGTGTGATGGCAATCTATAAATGTGAGGTTAACCATTTTGAGTTTTGGGATTGA
- the LOC114468732 gene encoding inward rectifier potassium channel 2-like: MGSVRSHRYSIVSSEEDGMKLASIAVPNGYGNGNVNKGHTKQQHQSRFVSKDGHCNVQFINMSEKGQRYLADIFTTCVDIRWRWMLLIFCLSFLLSWLFFGFVFWIVALSYGDLENGTQMCVSNVDSFTAAFLFSVETQTTIGYGYRYVTEECPIAVFMVVFQSIVGCIIDAFIIGAVMAKMAKPKKRNETLVFSHYATVAMRDGKLCLMWRVGNMRKSHLVEAHVRAQLLKSRTTAEGEFIPLDQVDIDVGFDSGIDRIFLVSPITIVHEIDEDSPFYEMSKQELETSEFEIVVILEGMVEATAMTTQCRSSYVAAEILWGHRFEPVLFEEKNYYKVDYSRFENTYVVPSTPICSARELVERKSNESSSRNSFCYENEVALEKVEMEEELEEENREKISVDRLEDINTAVGLDPECNLNSIESRPLTAESEI, from the coding sequence ATGGGGAGTGTGCGAAGCCACCGTTACAGCATTGTGTCTTCTGAGGAGGACGGCATGAAGCTGGCCAGCATTGCCGTTCCGAATGGCTACGGAAATGGCAACGTCAACAAGGGACACACAAAGCAGCAAcatcagagccgctttgtcagcaagGATGGCCACTGCAATGTTCAGTTCATCAACATGAGTGAGAAAGGCCAGAGGTACCTGGCTGATATCTTCACCACATGTGTGGACATTCGCTGGCGCTGGATGCTGCTTATTTTCTGCCTTTCctttctgttgtcatggttatTTTTTGGCTTTGTCTTTTGGATTGTGGCGCTCTCCTACGGAGACTTAGAGAATGGGACTCAAATGTGTGTTTCCAATGTGGACAGCTTCACTGCTGCCTTCTTGTTCTCAGTGGAGACCCAAACCACAATTGGCTATGGTTACCGCTACGTGACGGAGGAGTGCCCAATTGCTGTTTTTATGGTGGTCTTTCAAAGTATCGTGGGCTGCATCATTGATGCTTTCATCATCGGCGCCGTAATGGCCAAGATGGCGAAGCCTAAAAAGAGGAATGAGACACTTGTATTTAGTCACTATGCAACAGTGGCCATGAGGGATGGTAAGCTCTGCTTGATGTGGCGAGTTGGAAATATGAGGAAGAGTCACTTGGTTGAAGCTCACGTCAGGGCTCAGCTCCTCAAGTCACGAACCACAGCTGAAGGAGAATTCATCCCTCTGGATCAGGTAGACATTGATGTCGGCTTTGATAGTGGCATCGACAGAATCTTTCTGGTGTCTCCAATCACCATCGTCCATGAGATTGACGAAGACAGTCCCTTCTATGAAATGAGCAAACAGGAGCTGGAGACATCAGAGTTTGAGATTGTGGTGATTCTGGAGGGCATGGTAGAGGCTACGGCCATGACCACTCAGTGTCGGAGCTCTTACGTGGCCGCGGAGATTCTGTGGGGTCACAGATTCGAACCAGTGCTctttgaagaaaaaaactacTACAAGGTGGACTACTCCCGCTTCGAGAACACCTATGTGGTGCCCAGCACGCCCATTTGTAGTGCCAGGGAACTAGTCGAGAGGAAGTCCAACGAGTCCAGCTCGAGAAACTCCTTTTGTTACGAGAATGAAGTCGCTCTGGAAAAAGTAGAGATGGAGGAAGAACTTGAGGAAGAAAATAGGGAGAAGATAAGCGTGGACAGGCTTGAGGACATAAACACAGCTGTTGGATTGGACCCTGAATGCAACCTGAACTCAATAGAGTCTAGGCCTTTGACGGCAGAGTCAGAAATCTAA
- the LOC114468713 gene encoding 5-hydroxytryptamine receptor 3A-like: MEKVIILMTLLPVVLGDSNTTCYSRRCLAEKLLKNAYVSQPQSDYCYQEIRVPVMKYQTLFVDTKNLRLFARLEATIEWHDPELSWDLSVYRFNEVVVPVSRVWVPQFRVTNAISSVMKHSSQDLVVYPNGILKHTVIINAEVICEINLFNYPFAEDECDITIQAWKNDGCGMWMDIGNLEMVPGSNGDWRTENVTLAYRSTFQNDIKVKLIISVMNPFITLLLPSILIMMLDIGSFAMPLGGGERNSFKVTLVLSFTLFLNILNDQLPGDSSCAPIIRIHFCVCLVLLVVSMLASMLLTGVAHNGGFIACCRSKNKSQKNNKKQTEEEDEGEKDSDEPKPDITVVQLSSSEDTEILRKVAKFLEGIKERDKWDEKNMKIANILDKIFVSIYTVLTVGYFCAMLGVMVNHKCQMNYYN, translated from the exons ATGGAGAAGGTGATCATCTTAATGACTTTACTTCCTGTCG TTTTAGGAGATTCGAATACAACGTGCTACTCACGCAGATGTCTGGCTGAGAAGTTGCTGAAGAATGCTTATGTATCACAGCCTCAGTCTGACTATTGCTACCAAGAAATCAGAGTGCCAGTAATGAAATATCAAACACTGTTTGTT GACACCAAGAATCTCCGTCTCTTCGCTCGTTTGGAGGCCACAATT GAGTGGCATGATCCTGAGCTAAGCTGGGACTTGTCAGTGTATCGCTTTAATGAAGTGGTTGTGCCGGTCAGTAGAGTTTGGGTGCCCCAGTTTCGAGTGACTAATGC GATATCATCAGTAATGAAGCATAGCTCTCAGGATCTGGTAGTTTACCCCAACGGCATCCTGAAGCACACTGTGATCATAAATGCAGAGGTTATCTGTGAAATCAACCTCTTCAACTATCCCTTTGCTGAGGATGAATGCGACATTACCATCCAAGCGTGGAAGAATGACG GTTGTGGGATGTGGATGGATATAGGGAATCTGGAAATGGTTCCTGGTAGTAATGGTGATTGGAGGACTGAAAATGTGACACTAGCTTACCGAAGCACTTTCCAAAACGACATCAag GTGAAACTGATCATCTCAGTGATGAACCCCTTCATCACGTTGCTGCTGCCCAGTATCCTCATCATGATGCTGGATATAGGGAGCTTTGCCATGCCTCTGGGAGGTGGAGAGCGCAACTCCTTCAAAGTCACTCTGGTGCTGAGCTTCACTTTGTTCCTCAACATCCTCAATGATCAGCTGCCTGGGGACAGTAGCTGTGCTCCCATCATCA GGATACACTTCTGTGTTTGCCTGGTGTTGCTGGTCGTGAGTATGTTGGCATCCATGCTGCTGACAGGTGTAGCCCACAATGGTGGGTTTATTGCATGTTGCAGATCCAAAAACAAgtctcagaaaaacaacaaaaaacagacagaggAAGAGGACGAGGGTGAGAAAGACAGTGAtg AACCAAAGCCTGACATCACTGTAGTCCAGCTGAGCTCCTCTGAGGACACAGAGATTCTACGGAAAGTTGCCAAATTCCTGGAAGGCATTAAAGAGAGAGATAAGTGGGacgagaaaaacatgaaaatcgcCAACATACTGGACAAGATCTTTGTCTCAATCTATACTGTTCTTACCGTTGGATACTTTTGTGCTATGCTAGGTGTGATGGTAAACCACAAGTGTCAAATGAATTACTATAACTAA
- the LOC114468747 gene encoding 5-hydroxytryptamine receptor 3A-like isoform X2 yields the protein MEKVIILMTLLPVVSGNQNTTCNTRRCLAEKLLKNAYASQPQSENCTQTIHVPFIEYQTLSVDTKNLRLFARLQATIMWKDPDLKWNTSDYDFYEVAVPVNRVWVPELQVTNAISSELKHSSRDLVVYYDGTLKHTVIINVQVNCEINLFNYPFAEDECPIAIQAWYNDGCGMWLNMGQLKMVDGSHGDWKTENVTLANRGSYRNYILVQLEIKVTNPFITLLLPSILIMMLDIGSFAMPLGGGERNSFKVTLVLSFTLFLNILNDQLPGDSSCAPIIRTHFCVCLVLLVVSMLASMLLTGVAHNGGFIACCRSKDKSQKNNKKQTEEEDEEPKPDITVVQLSSSEDTEMLRKVAKFLEGIKEKDKCDQQNMKIANKLDKIFVSIYTVFTVGYFCAMLGVMAIYKCEVNHFEFWD from the exons ATGGAGAAGGTGATCATCTTAATGACTTTACTTCCTGTCG TTTCAGGAAATCAAAATACAACGTGCAACACACGCAGATGTCTGGCTGAGAAGTTGCTGAAGAATGCTTATGCATCTCAGCCTCAGTCTGAGAATTGCACCCAAACGATCCATGTGCCATTCATTGAATACCAAACTCTGTCCGTT GACACCAAGAATCTCCGTCTCTTCGCTCGTTTGCAGGCCACAATT ATGTGGAAAGATCCTGACCTAAAATGGAACACCTCAGACTATGACTTTTATGAAGTGGCTGTGCCGGTCAATAGAGTTTGGGTGCCTGAGCTCCAGGTGACTAATGC GATATCATCAGAATTGAAGCATAGCTCTCGGGATTTGGTGGTTTACTACGACGGCACCCTGAAGCACACTGTGATCATAAATGTACAGGTCAACTGTGAAATCAACCTCTTCAACTATCCCTTTGCTGAGGATGAATGCCCCATTGCCATCCAAGCATGGTATAATGACG GATGTGGGATGTGGCTGAATATGGGTCAGCTGAAGATGGTTGATGGTAGCCATGGTGATTGGAAGACTGAAAATGTGACATTAGCTAACCGAGGGTCTTATCGCAACTACATCCTG gTGCAACTGGAAATTAAAGTGACAAATCCCTTCATCACGTTGCTGCTGCCCAGTATCCTCATCATGATGCTGGATATAGGGAGCTTTGCCATGCCTCTGGGAGGTGGAGAGCGCAACTCCTTCAAAGTCACTCTGGTGCTGAGCTTCACTTTGTTCCTCAACATCCTCAATGATCAGCTGCCTGGGGACAGTAGCTGTGCTCCCATCATCA GGACACACTTCTGTGTTTGCCTGGTGTTGCTGGTCGTGAGTATGTTGGCATCCATGCTGCTGACAGGGGTAGCCCACAATGGTGGGTTTATTGCATGTTGCAGATCCAAAGACAAgtctcagaaaaacaacaaaaaacagacagaggAAGAGGACGAGG AACCAAAGCCTGACATCACTGTAGTCCAGCTGAGCTCCTCTGAGGACACAGAGATGCTCCGGAAAGTTGCCAAATTCCTGGAAGGCATTAAAGAGAAAGATAAGTGCGACCAGCAAAACATGAAAATCGCCAACAAACTGGACAAGATCTTCGTCTCAATCTATACTGTTTTTACCGTTGGATACTTTTGTGCTATGCTAGGTGTGATGGCAATCTATAAATGTGAGGTTAACCATTTTGAGTTTTGGGATTGA